Proteins encoded by one window of Rathayibacter sp. VKM Ac-2760:
- the gnpA gene encoding 1,3-beta-galactosyl-N-acetylhexosamine phosphorylase: MTPRTSGRFTIPSEEDFADETARLARLWGADAIRNSDGTRLDDAVVDLGLAVYGAYFPVRGDNAFIREHLEERPQMFLLSDRVLARSAELEIRYAAGYFDQQLEPNRDAEALPYWEVVDRTTGALVPREQWSLTEDGGAVRLTGAEPWHDYTVAFLAYVAWDPVEMYNHLTNGWGDREHEIPYDPRHPATAAHLRSAMTRWLEENPKVDVVRFTTFFYQFSLVFDEQGREKFVDWFGYGATVSPRALRDFEAERGFALRAEDFVDQGYYNSSFRVPSESYRAWTGFVRAFVQETAAELVAQVKADGREAMMFLGDQWIGMEPYSEGFAAIGLDAVVGSVGDGTTLRMISDIPGLRYTEGRFLPYFFPDTFYEGNDPRDEALDNWLQARRAILRSPIDRMGYGGYLSLAAKAPEFVRTVEEIAEEFRGLHENIAGTAPRSSLVVAVLNHWGALRSWQAFTVAHALHSKQAYSSYGVLEALSGMPVDVRFLSFDDVLERGIDADIDVIITAGTAGTAFSGGDVWQRPDLVALLRAWVDAGGGLVGVGEPTATSHQGRFFQLADCFGVDRERGFSLSSDKHDWTVTPEHFITDGVDLSTFSFGEPLPDVYALSPETEILHLTESRDVQLAAHSFGAGRSVYATGLPYSPIAARLLSRALHWAAGKEDELDRFTSSNPVCEVNVYPDAGVYCVVNNTREPQSTTVVLADGTAVPLEVEAAGLVWKELR; encoded by the coding sequence ATGACCCCCCGGACCTCCGGACGCTTCACCATCCCCAGCGAAGAGGACTTCGCCGACGAGACCGCGCGCCTGGCGCGGCTCTGGGGAGCCGACGCCATCCGCAACAGCGACGGCACCCGCCTCGACGACGCCGTCGTCGACCTCGGGCTCGCCGTCTACGGCGCCTACTTCCCGGTGCGCGGCGACAACGCCTTCATCCGCGAGCACCTCGAGGAGCGGCCGCAGATGTTCTTGCTCTCGGACCGGGTCCTCGCCCGCTCCGCCGAGCTCGAGATCCGCTACGCCGCCGGCTACTTCGACCAGCAGCTCGAGCCGAACCGCGACGCGGAGGCGCTGCCGTACTGGGAGGTCGTCGACCGCACCACAGGAGCGCTCGTCCCGCGCGAGCAGTGGTCGCTGACCGAGGACGGCGGGGCCGTCAGGCTCACCGGCGCCGAGCCGTGGCACGACTACACGGTCGCCTTCCTCGCCTACGTGGCCTGGGACCCGGTCGAGATGTACAACCACCTCACCAACGGCTGGGGCGACCGCGAGCACGAGATCCCCTACGACCCGCGCCACCCGGCCACCGCCGCGCACCTGCGCTCGGCGATGACCCGCTGGCTCGAGGAGAACCCGAAGGTGGACGTCGTGCGCTTCACGACGTTCTTCTACCAGTTCTCCCTCGTCTTCGACGAGCAGGGCCGGGAGAAGTTCGTCGACTGGTTCGGCTACGGCGCCACCGTCTCGCCGCGTGCCCTGCGCGACTTCGAGGCCGAGCGCGGCTTCGCGCTGCGGGCCGAGGACTTCGTCGACCAGGGCTACTACAACTCGTCCTTCCGGGTGCCCTCCGAGAGCTACCGGGCCTGGACCGGCTTCGTCCGCGCGTTCGTCCAGGAGACGGCCGCCGAGCTCGTCGCGCAGGTCAAGGCCGACGGGCGCGAGGCGATGATGTTCCTCGGCGACCAGTGGATCGGCATGGAGCCCTACAGCGAGGGCTTCGCCGCCATCGGCCTCGACGCGGTCGTGGGCAGTGTCGGCGACGGCACGACCCTGCGGATGATCTCCGACATCCCGGGGCTGCGCTACACCGAGGGCCGGTTCCTGCCCTACTTCTTCCCCGACACCTTCTACGAGGGCAACGACCCCCGCGACGAGGCCCTGGACAACTGGCTGCAGGCCCGCCGCGCGATCCTCCGCTCGCCGATCGACCGGATGGGCTACGGCGGATACCTGAGCCTCGCGGCGAAGGCCCCGGAGTTCGTGCGCACCGTGGAGGAGATCGCCGAGGAGTTCCGCGGTCTGCACGAGAACATCGCCGGCACCGCGCCGCGGAGCTCCCTCGTCGTCGCCGTGCTCAACCACTGGGGCGCCCTGCGCTCCTGGCAGGCGTTCACGGTCGCGCACGCGCTGCACTCCAAGCAGGCGTACTCGTCCTACGGCGTGCTCGAGGCGCTCAGCGGGATGCCCGTCGACGTCCGGTTCCTCAGCTTCGACGACGTCCTCGAGCGGGGGATCGACGCCGACATCGACGTGATCATCACCGCGGGCACCGCCGGCACCGCCTTCTCGGGCGGCGACGTCTGGCAGCGCCCCGACCTGGTCGCGCTGCTGCGCGCCTGGGTCGACGCGGGCGGCGGACTCGTCGGTGTCGGCGAGCCGACCGCCACGAGCCACCAGGGCCGGTTCTTCCAGCTGGCGGACTGCTTCGGCGTCGATCGCGAGCGCGGCTTCAGTCTCTCCTCCGACAAGCACGACTGGACGGTGACCCCGGAGCACTTCATCACCGACGGCGTCGACCTCTCGACCTTCTCGTTCGGCGAGCCGCTGCCGGACGTCTACGCCCTCTCGCCGGAGACCGAGATCCTGCACCTCACCGAGTCACGCGATGTGCAGCTCGCGGCGCACTCCTTCGGCGCGGGGCGCTCGGTGTACGCGACCGGCCTGCCCTACAGCCCGATCGCGGCCCGCCTGCTCTCGCGCGCCCTGCACTGGGCCGCGGGCAAGGAGGACGAGCTCGACCGCTTCACCAGCAGCAACCCGGTCTGCGAGGTCAACGTCTACCCCGACGCCGGCGTGTACTGCGTCGTCAACAACACCCGCGAACCGCAGTCCACGACCGTCGTCCTCGCGGACGGCACGGCCGTGCCGCTCGAGGTCGAGGCCGCCGGTCTCGTCTGGAAGGAGCTCCGATGA
- a CDS encoding carbohydrate ABC transporter permease, producing MALTVATPRRGDARRARRLGKILTTVVLVAASLAIAIPVVWVLVASLKQKGEFYGSPWTLPETAFWQNFADAFIDAEMGRYFLTSILVVALALVLCLVISVPAAYALARFDFRGKAILETLLLGGLFINVNYIVVPIFLMLIGWDRALRGMLPGGFFINNPVMLAVVYAATSIPFTVYLLATYLRTVPTVYQEAAVLDGASRLRIMVSVIIPMALPAINTAILFNFLSFWNDFIISLTLMPGENKTIQVGLLNLFTAQKAAADYGRLYAGMVIVMVPALILYALVQKRLLQGVSTAADK from the coding sequence GATCCTCACGACCGTGGTCCTCGTCGCCGCGTCTCTGGCCATCGCGATCCCGGTCGTCTGGGTGCTCGTCGCCTCGCTCAAGCAGAAGGGCGAGTTCTACGGCAGCCCGTGGACGCTGCCGGAGACGGCGTTCTGGCAGAACTTCGCCGACGCCTTCATCGACGCCGAGATGGGCCGCTACTTCCTGACGTCGATCCTCGTCGTCGCCCTCGCGCTCGTGCTCTGCCTGGTGATCTCGGTCCCCGCGGCCTACGCGCTGGCCCGATTCGACTTCCGCGGGAAGGCGATCCTCGAGACGCTGCTCCTGGGCGGCCTGTTCATCAACGTGAACTACATCGTCGTGCCGATCTTCCTGATGCTGATCGGCTGGGACCGCGCGCTGCGCGGCATGCTGCCGGGCGGCTTCTTCATCAACAACCCGGTGATGCTCGCCGTCGTCTACGCGGCGACGTCGATCCCCTTCACGGTGTACCTGCTGGCGACCTACCTGCGCACGGTCCCCACCGTGTACCAGGAGGCGGCCGTCCTCGACGGAGCCTCGCGGCTGCGGATCATGGTCTCGGTCATCATCCCGATGGCGCTGCCGGCGATCAACACGGCGATCCTCTTCAACTTCCTGTCCTTCTGGAACGACTTCATCATCTCGCTCACCCTCATGCCGGGCGAGAACAAGACGATCCAGGTCGGACTGCTCAACCTCTTCACCGCTCAGAAGGCCGCCGCCGATTACGGCCGCCTCTACGCGGGCATGGTGATCGTGATGGTCCCTGCCCTGATCCTCTACGCCCTCGTGCAGAAGCGCCTCCTCCAGGGCGTCTCGACGGCGGCCGACAAATGA